One genomic window of Geovibrio ferrireducens includes the following:
- a CDS encoding pilus assembly protein, which translates to MKKISLFFTAVFLCFSSASADMMDYCGSGNNISIPPFLSSSVSPLVMFVMGRDHKLYYEAYNDATDLDGDGVIDIGYKHEIDYYGYFDSHKCYTYSASGTARFNPSRVTNDKYCGGSGEWSGNFMNWLTMSRIDVLRKVLYGGHRSTDGASETVLTSTYIPRDAHSWGKEYWGADTRDLTPYDAPSNFSCDMPDAATPWNANSQILFVTYRDGVDKGCGTNHDNMISTFSPQDYTGHKFVTSINYSDTGQGNQISSHGNIMYVMKFRVPNSRYYYFSIDSDDGGELEVNNTIIASYYGCHGYSGGTGYNGSIYLQSGVDHTLIVRVRESAGDDGARVQYRIRNSANSGWSTDWKILSQTNMNTDSITFRAPNVPSTTQGQCSLKTTDFVNTGEPFYGADVNTVSKRHLFCMSSDAKDGDHIIKVAKNQTKRKWEWASTERPVCSDSVVTPDEKRYVRVKVCDSSIGEETNCYDYGSGSKKPTGLLQRYGTGSGDTICSKTNEKTSTCASGDGFAVKESPMYFGLITGSYEKNLSGGVVRKNITSIAEEINANGTFVTSSPSRGSIIRTLSTLQINDYDYGSDSYNSNCGWITTRALNEGECKAWGNPIGEMYWEALRYLAGKGSATSGYTYTSTTDGGLSLPKPAWVDPYSNFPQCAKPNIIILSDVNPSYDDGVPSSGTLSGYNKSDLFSEISQNESLSGNYFIGNNGITNDFMCSAKALSSLGSALGLCPEEPTKKGTYNTAALAYYAKTKFTDNSADHPVTSYLPNVDTHSVALASPLPEIVINVNNRQVKLVPLGKSVGGSGISCGYTINNSTYGLILNGTGFCPSNGIVDFYAETITETSGRFRINFEDVEQGADHDMDAIARYDYVVNANGTVTISLTSEYAAGGINQAMGFIITGTTADGVYLPISDIADGSSSSAISGLPLTWSKTFSPGGTNASMLKDPLWYAAKYGGFNDSNGDGLPDLNAEWDEDGDGVPDNYHFITNPLELEQKLARVFQDILKKVSSGTAVSIDKTKNDGMLINHAVFYPNKDFGDAASETTLSWVGQLFAYWFHSKGSYQSIIEDTDKNRMLNFGENGDKILEFYIDDAGTLQIDKYATLSSGSRGARTNYNTSLDDVAYLWEGGNYLAQTPAASRIVYTNVDGSLVRFTTGNSAQFSDNFGDLTGTCLGSASNLISYILGVDVAGCRSRTYTDSDGNQVVYKLGDILNSSPVTVNHPKKTGKPGYVMTYVGANDGMLHAFRAGRVMSAIGGMKLSDDTSVTTGANLGKEEWAFIPKNALPYLRYLADPDYCHLYYNDLTPYVIEEDSNKDGYIDKRILIGGMRLGGACGASGSDSVRPPADTCSDTSSSSCVGLSSYYALDITDQNNPALLWEFSEPHLGFSFSGPAYIKKGNSRYIMFLSGPTDYAGSSAQRLSVFVLNLNSDFTLKSSNGVVKFTGESRSGYHNVSALATYTNTFGGKLFNRGIDYGGNGDTDTVFFGVSQYKNSAWTGNVIGVSVTSENPSEWTFNNVFDSSYGAAKPVTASIEHMSCFKMNYIYFGTGRWFYKTDESGSGSSDRNYLYGVRIDGCKDGNCDLDGGETDVCSDITGGSNKYAWRKTLLGRSSGDLMERLISDPAGTDYSNIVFYTTTIPNSDVCTFGGKHRTWSINCATGKNAPDYTCQGYNVTYVPPVIVPTTSGDIPIVESPHQNTTGEAPDPEIEAGAAIGPPTPVEPVKTSRRGKLLFWIER; encoded by the coding sequence ATGAAAAAGATAAGTCTTTTTTTCACTGCCGTTTTTTTATGTTTCAGTTCTGCCTCCGCAGATATGATGGATTACTGCGGAAGCGGTAACAATATCAGTATTCCCCCCTTTCTTTCTTCCAGCGTGTCCCCACTCGTGATGTTTGTTATGGGGCGCGACCACAAGCTTTACTATGAAGCGTACAACGATGCCACCGACCTCGACGGTGACGGGGTTATAGACATAGGCTACAAGCATGAAATAGATTACTACGGCTATTTTGATTCGCATAAATGCTACACATATTCCGCCTCCGGCACTGCGCGCTTTAACCCCTCCCGTGTGACCAATGACAAATACTGCGGCGGATCAGGAGAGTGGAGCGGCAACTTCATGAACTGGCTTACCATGTCCCGCATTGATGTCCTGCGCAAGGTTCTCTACGGAGGGCACAGAAGCACTGACGGAGCAAGCGAAACTGTTCTCACCAGCACTTATATACCCCGCGATGCGCACTCCTGGGGAAAAGAGTACTGGGGGGCAGATACCAGAGACCTCACTCCGTATGATGCCCCGTCAAACTTCTCCTGCGATATGCCTGATGCAGCCACTCCGTGGAACGCTAACAGCCAGATACTGTTTGTGACCTACCGTGACGGTGTTGACAAGGGCTGCGGCACAAACCATGACAACATGATTTCAACTTTCAGCCCGCAGGACTATACAGGGCATAAGTTTGTTACCTCAATCAACTACAGCGATACCGGACAGGGCAACCAGATAAGCTCACACGGAAACATAATGTATGTAATGAAATTCCGTGTGCCGAACAGCAGGTACTATTATTTTTCAATCGACTCGGATGACGGAGGCGAACTGGAGGTTAACAACACCATAATCGCCTCCTATTACGGCTGCCACGGGTATTCAGGCGGCACAGGCTATAACGGCAGCATATATCTTCAATCCGGAGTGGATCACACTCTGATAGTCAGAGTCCGTGAAAGCGCAGGGGATGACGGCGCAAGAGTGCAGTACAGAATAAGAAATTCAGCTAACAGCGGCTGGTCAACCGACTGGAAAATACTCAGCCAGACCAACATGAACACAGACAGCATAACCTTCCGCGCTCCTAATGTTCCCTCAACCACTCAGGGGCAGTGCAGCCTTAAAACAACGGATTTCGTGAATACCGGTGAGCCTTTTTACGGCGCAGATGTGAACACTGTTTCCAAACGCCACCTCTTCTGCATGAGTTCAGATGCCAAGGACGGGGATCACATCATTAAGGTTGCAAAAAACCAGACCAAGCGCAAATGGGAATGGGCTTCCACCGAGAGACCGGTATGCTCCGACAGTGTTGTAACTCCTGACGAAAAGAGATATGTGCGTGTGAAAGTCTGCGACTCGTCCATAGGTGAGGAAACCAACTGCTATGACTACGGCTCAGGCAGCAAGAAACCCACAGGGCTTCTCCAGAGATACGGTACAGGCAGCGGCGACACCATATGCTCCAAAACCAATGAAAAAACTTCCACATGCGCCTCCGGTGACGGCTTTGCTGTGAAGGAATCCCCCATGTATTTCGGGCTGATAACCGGATCATACGAAAAGAACCTCTCCGGCGGTGTGGTAAGAAAAAACATCACCTCCATCGCGGAAGAGATAAATGCCAACGGAACCTTTGTCACATCATCACCATCGCGCGGCAGCATAATACGCACACTCAGCACATTGCAGATAAATGACTATGACTACGGCAGCGATTCATACAACAGCAACTGCGGATGGATCACCACCAGAGCCCTCAACGAGGGGGAATGCAAGGCGTGGGGCAACCCCATAGGTGAAATGTACTGGGAGGCTTTGCGCTATCTGGCGGGGAAAGGTTCTGCCACTTCCGGCTATACCTACACAAGCACCACAGACGGTGGACTGAGCCTGCCCAAGCCTGCGTGGGTTGACCCCTACTCCAACTTCCCGCAATGTGCCAAACCGAATATAATAATTCTGAGTGATGTTAACCCCAGCTATGATGATGGTGTGCCGTCATCAGGGACGCTCTCAGGCTACAATAAAAGCGATCTGTTCAGCGAAATTTCCCAGAACGAAAGCCTCTCCGGCAATTATTTCATAGGCAATAACGGCATAACGAATGACTTCATGTGCTCCGCAAAAGCACTTTCATCCCTCGGCAGCGCTCTGGGTCTGTGCCCGGAGGAACCCACTAAGAAAGGCACATACAACACAGCGGCGCTTGCCTACTACGCAAAAACAAAATTTACAGACAACTCGGCTGACCACCCCGTGACAAGCTACCTGCCGAATGTGGATACTCACTCTGTCGCGCTTGCCTCCCCCCTGCCGGAGATAGTGATAAATGTCAATAACAGGCAGGTTAAGCTGGTTCCCCTCGGCAAATCTGTGGGTGGCAGCGGAATAAGCTGCGGCTACACCATTAATAACAGCACGTACGGGCTTATACTCAACGGAACGGGTTTCTGCCCTTCAAACGGAATAGTTGACTTTTATGCTGAGACGATAACAGAAACAAGCGGCCGTTTCCGCATCAACTTTGAGGACGTTGAGCAGGGAGCCGACCATGATATGGATGCCATAGCAAGATATGACTATGTTGTGAATGCAAACGGAACAGTGACCATAAGCCTCACCTCAGAGTATGCCGCGGGCGGTATAAATCAGGCCATGGGTTTCATCATCACAGGAACAACGGCAGACGGTGTCTATCTTCCCATATCAGACATAGCGGACGGGTCAAGCAGCTCAGCCATAAGCGGTTTGCCCCTGACCTGGTCAAAGACCTTCAGCCCCGGCGGAACCAATGCATCAATGCTTAAAGACCCCCTTTGGTATGCGGCTAAGTACGGCGGGTTTAACGATTCCAACGGAGACGGACTGCCGGATCTGAACGCTGAGTGGGACGAGGACGGAGACGGTGTGCCGGACAACTACCACTTTATTACAAACCCGCTTGAGCTTGAGCAGAAGCTTGCACGTGTTTTTCAGGACATTCTCAAAAAGGTTTCATCAGGTACGGCTGTCTCTATTGATAAAACCAAGAATGACGGCATGCTGATTAACCATGCCGTGTTTTATCCGAATAAAGACTTCGGCGATGCTGCCAGCGAAACCACCCTCTCATGGGTCGGACAGCTTTTTGCTTACTGGTTCCACTCAAAGGGCAGCTACCAGAGCATCATTGAGGACACTGACAAAAACAGGATGCTTAATTTCGGTGAGAACGGGGATAAAATACTTGAGTTTTACATAGACGATGCAGGAACTCTGCAAATAGATAAATACGCCACATTATCTTCCGGCAGCAGAGGAGCCAGAACCAACTACAATACCTCTCTGGATGACGTGGCTTACCTCTGGGAGGGCGGAAACTACCTTGCCCAGACCCCGGCTGCTTCCAGAATTGTTTATACAAACGTGGACGGCTCTCTGGTGAGGTTCACAACCGGAAACTCCGCACAGTTCTCAGACAACTTCGGTGATCTCACAGGAACCTGCCTCGGCAGCGCATCAAACCTTATAAGCTATATTCTCGGTGTGGATGTGGCCGGATGCCGCTCAAGAACATACACGGATTCAGACGGCAATCAGGTTGTGTACAAGCTGGGGGATATTCTTAACTCCAGCCCGGTGACTGTCAACCATCCGAAAAAGACAGGCAAGCCGGGTTATGTAATGACTTATGTCGGCGCGAATGACGGCATGCTCCATGCCTTCCGCGCAGGGAGAGTCATGAGCGCCATAGGCGGAATGAAGCTCAGTGATGACACAAGCGTAACCACGGGAGCAAATCTCGGTAAAGAGGAATGGGCGTTTATCCCTAAGAATGCCCTCCCCTATCTGCGGTATCTGGCCGATCCTGACTACTGCCACCTGTATTACAATGACCTCACCCCTTATGTCATAGAAGAGGACTCCAATAAGGACGGCTACATAGACAAACGCATACTCATAGGCGGAATGAGGCTGGGCGGCGCATGCGGCGCGAGCGGTTCGGACTCAGTCAGGCCCCCTGCCGATACATGCTCTGATACGTCAAGCTCAAGCTGTGTCGGGCTTTCGTCATACTATGCACTTGATATAACCGACCAAAACAACCCCGCTCTCCTGTGGGAGTTCAGCGAGCCTCACCTTGGGTTCAGCTTCTCAGGCCCTGCCTACATAAAGAAAGGAAACAGCCGTTATATCATGTTCCTCTCAGGTCCTACGGACTATGCAGGTTCCTCCGCGCAGAGGCTCAGTGTTTTTGTGCTTAATCTCAACAGTGACTTCACCCTGAAATCATCCAACGGTGTGGTTAAGTTCACCGGAGAGAGCAGAAGCGGCTACCATAATGTTTCCGCCCTTGCCACTTATACCAATACCTTCGGCGGAAAGCTGTTTAACAGAGGTATTGACTACGGAGGCAACGGAGACACGGACACAGTGTTTTTCGGTGTCAGCCAGTATAAAAACAGTGCATGGACAGGGAATGTCATCGGCGTGTCCGTCACATCGGAAAACCCTTCCGAATGGACGTTCAATAATGTGTTTGACAGCAGCTACGGCGCGGCAAAGCCGGTTACGGCAAGCATTGAGCACATGAGCTGCTTCAAAATGAATTATATCTATTTCGGAACGGGAAGATGGTTTTACAAGACAGACGAATCCGGCAGCGGCTCAAGCGACCGGAACTACCTCTACGGTGTGCGGATTGACGGCTGCAAGGACGGCAACTGCGACCTTGACGGAGGGGAAACCGATGTATGCAGCGATATAACCGGGGGAAGCAACAAATATGCGTGGAGGAAAACCCTTCTCGGCAGGAGTTCCGGCGACCTTATGGAAAGGCTGATCTCCGACCCTGCGGGTACGGATTACTCCAATATAGTTTTTTATACCACGACCATTCCTAACTCAGATGTGTGCACATTCGGCGGCAAGCACAGGACATGGTCAATAAACTGCGCCACAGGGAAAAATGCCCCGGACTACACATGCCAGGGGTATAATGTTACCTATGTTCCGCCTGTGATAGTGCCTACAACCTCAGGTGATATTCCCATTGTGGAAAGCCCTCACCAGAATACAACAGGGGAAGCGCCGGATCCTGAAATAGAAGCGGGAGCCGCCATAGGTCCGCCCACCCCGGTTGAACCTGTTAAGACCTCACGCAGAGGCAAACTGCTTTTCTGGATTGAGAGATGA
- a CDS encoding pilus assembly FimT family protein — protein sequence MINRKGLTAIELMAVMSIIGIILAFGVISYRNLMVKANVESDVRQVLAMVSAARQYSFTRKIPLQVAVDGKTVRIEREDGSLYQGLSFTGSTDFETEDDITFVSGFVTVTGTIRSGGGSRAEYDCILFETNRIKAGRFANGACDAR from the coding sequence ATGATAAACAGAAAAGGGCTTACAGCTATAGAGCTCATGGCGGTTATGTCGATTATAGGAATTATCCTTGCATTCGGCGTGATCAGTTACCGTAACCTGATGGTGAAGGCCAATGTTGAGTCTGATGTGAGACAGGTGCTGGCTATGGTTTCCGCAGCCAGACAGTATTCCTTCACAAGGAAGATTCCCCTTCAGGTAGCTGTTGACGGCAAAACTGTGAGGATAGAAAGAGAAGACGGCAGTCTGTATCAGGGGCTCAGCTTCACAGGCTCAACAGATTTTGAAACAGAGGACGATATAACATTTGTGAGCGGCTTTGTCACTGTAACCGGAACCATCAGATCCGGAGGCGGCAGCCGTGCCGAGTATGACTGCATACTGTTTGAAACAAACAGGATTAAGGCGGGCAGATTTGCAAACGGAGCGTGCGATGCGCGATAA
- a CDS encoding type II secretion system protein: MRDNRGFTLMEVLVSMVIMAVIMLSLAYGYIVVKQRNLSDLMRQKAEEVIQTVFEGFRTMDFDDLEDQPDSLPDMDLNETANLNTYCDPDDNDVPADPVCTGNFVFRSSSGENIGRVPYEVVYKVFDSEDDNLGLENSATVVATICWRHKGELKFLSRKSVVMKEGML; encoded by the coding sequence ATGCGCGATAACAGAGGCTTTACACTCATGGAGGTTCTTGTTTCCATGGTGATCATGGCGGTAATCATGCTCAGCCTCGCCTACGGTTATATAGTGGTGAAGCAGCGCAACCTCAGCGACCTTATGAGGCAGAAAGCGGAAGAGGTTATCCAGACGGTTTTTGAGGGGTTCAGGACAATGGATTTTGACGATCTGGAGGATCAGCCTGACAGCCTGCCTGATATGGATCTTAATGAAACGGCAAATCTTAACACCTACTGCGATCCGGATGACAATGATGTTCCGGCTGACCCCGTATGCACAGGGAACTTTGTTTTCCGCAGTTCATCAGGGGAAAACATAGGCAGAGTTCCCTATGAGGTGGTCTATAAGGTTTTCGATAGTGAAGACGACAACCTGGGGCTCGAAAATTCGGCAACGGTTGTAGCCACCATCTGCTGGCGGCATAAGGGCGAACTGAAATTTCTTTCCAGAAAATCCGTGGTAATGAAAGAAGGAATGTTATGA
- a CDS encoding PilW family protein has protein sequence MIKKGFSLIELLVVLVIAGVLVTALYTTYINLYSGTKQLSKISESNIENIISSEIVRVDLSNAGFGLARDEETAAGDTLYPVDWDNGTLDIFTTYDRLEPRTHGWVLLKCEEEGTDCEIDNDSDRREANHFSGLKVIDTGTNRIIDHDINSVSTLDFRYAVGYPYDAASAEKFRTITYRMAEDCNDDGTPDRSARCNPNTAVLCRGTVPVVDCVGGWAVYAGYDDGGDIVYDTLANVIADSPDNLFSLRRLVVYVLVQEGQFDSKFNFGDDEMVKNLDFDAENNALDQLSFPIPANGRNYRWNIMTIDTKTYNIGDKYEAQQ, from the coding sequence ATGATAAAAAAAGGCTTTTCTCTCATTGAGCTTCTTGTTGTGCTTGTCATAGCCGGGGTGCTTGTCACTGCGCTTTACACCACCTATATAAATCTCTATTCCGGCACTAAACAGCTTTCAAAGATAAGTGAATCCAACATAGAGAATATTATAAGCTCCGAAATCGTCAGAGTTGATCTCAGCAACGCAGGCTTCGGGCTTGCAAGAGACGAAGAGACGGCGGCAGGAGATACTCTCTACCCTGTGGACTGGGATAACGGTACACTGGATATTTTCACCACCTACGACAGGCTGGAGCCCAGAACCCACGGCTGGGTGCTGCTGAAATGCGAGGAAGAAGGTACGGACTGCGAAATCGACAATGATTCCGACAGGAGAGAGGCAAACCATTTCAGCGGGCTTAAGGTTATTGATACAGGAACTAACAGAATTATCGATCATGACATAAACAGCGTCTCAACACTGGATTTCCGCTATGCCGTCGGTTATCCGTATGATGCTGCATCTGCGGAAAAATTCAGAACCATAACATACCGCATGGCCGAAGACTGCAACGATGACGGAACCCCGGACAGATCAGCCAGATGCAACCCGAACACTGCGGTGCTTTGCAGAGGTACTGTGCCTGTTGTGGACTGTGTGGGCGGCTGGGCTGTTTATGCGGGCTATGATGACGGCGGGGACATTGTTTATGACACTCTGGCAAATGTAATCGCTGACAGCCCGGACAACCTTTTCAGCCTCAGAAGACTTGTGGTCTACGTTTTGGTTCAGGAAGGACAGTTTGACAGCAAATTCAACTTCGGGGACGATGAGATGGTGAAAAATCTTGATTTCGATGCTGAGAATAATGCGCTGGACCAGTTAAGTTTCCCCATCCCGGCAAACGGAAGGAACTACCGCTGGAATATTATGACGATAGATACAAAAACGTACAACATAGGTGACAAGTATGAAGCTCAGCAATAA
- the glmU gene encoding bifunctional UDP-N-acetylglucosamine diphosphorylase/glucosamine-1-phosphate N-acetyltransferase GlmU, which yields MKILALILAAGKGTRMKSSKPKVLFESAGKPMIDYVINASSACGADEVNIVVGSGAEDVKTHVGERASFSLQESQRGTADAVLAAKAVIQKHGGRVLILCGDMPLVRAETLKKFMETAEAHPVSFISVSVKNPAGYGRVIRGGGGSVIKIVEEKDANDQEKRINEINTGIYFCDSAVLLDRLSRVGSDNAQNEFYLTDIVKEGAFAYKAEDENEFLGVNNRVQLAESAKVLWKRRAVRFMEQGVSILDPDTFYADEETEIENDAEIYPNVYLHGKNIIKTGSVIMSGCRITDSVIGENCEIKDNCYITESKVGAGSSVGPMAQLRPGTVLEGDNKIGNFVETKKAFMGQGSKASHLTYLGDAEIGRDVNIGCGTITCNYDGINKYKTVIEDGVFVGSDVQLVAPVKIGRGALLAAGSTITKDVPADALAMTRADMKIKEGWVSRWKSTKKK from the coding sequence ATGAAAATTCTCGCTCTTATCCTCGCTGCGGGCAAGGGAACCCGCATGAAATCCTCAAAACCGAAGGTTCTTTTCGAATCAGCCGGGAAGCCGATGATAGATTATGTTATAAACGCCTCCTCAGCATGCGGTGCGGATGAGGTGAACATTGTAGTGGGCAGCGGCGCAGAGGATGTGAAAACCCATGTGGGCGAAAGAGCCTCCTTCAGCCTTCAGGAGAGTCAGCGCGGAACGGCGGATGCGGTTCTGGCGGCGAAAGCCGTCATACAGAAGCACGGCGGCCGTGTGCTTATCCTCTGCGGGGATATGCCCCTTGTGAGGGCTGAAACCCTGAAGAAGTTTATGGAAACGGCAGAGGCGCATCCGGTGAGCTTCATAAGCGTCAGCGTTAAAAACCCTGCGGGCTACGGGCGTGTTATCCGCGGCGGGGGCGGTTCAGTCATTAAAATAGTTGAGGAAAAGGACGCAAACGATCAGGAAAAAAGAATAAACGAGATAAACACCGGAATATACTTCTGTGATTCAGCCGTTCTGCTGGACAGGCTTTCCCGCGTGGGGAGCGATAACGCCCAGAACGAGTTTTATCTTACCGATATAGTGAAGGAAGGCGCATTCGCATACAAGGCGGAGGACGAAAACGAATTTTTAGGCGTGAACAACCGTGTTCAGCTTGCGGAAAGCGCAAAAGTTCTCTGGAAGCGCAGGGCGGTCAGGTTCATGGAGCAGGGGGTCAGCATACTCGATCCCGATACATTTTATGCCGATGAGGAAACCGAAATAGAAAACGATGCGGAGATATACCCTAATGTTTATCTCCACGGGAAAAATATAATAAAAACCGGAAGCGTGATCATGTCCGGCTGCCGCATAACGGATTCCGTTATCGGCGAAAACTGCGAAATCAAGGACAACTGCTATATAACCGAAAGCAAGGTAGGCGCAGGAAGCTCAGTGGGCCCTATGGCTCAGCTTCGTCCGGGCACTGTGCTTGAGGGTGATAATAAGATAGGCAACTTTGTGGAAACAAAAAAAGCGTTCATGGGGCAGGGGAGCAAGGCCAGCCACCTGACCTATCTCGGTGACGCTGAGATAGGCAGAGATGTTAATATAGGCTGCGGTACAATTACCTGTAATTATGACGGTATAAACAAGTATAAGACTGTCATAGAAGACGGTGTTTTTGTGGGGAGCGATGTTCAGCTTGTTGCTCCTGTGAAGATAGGCAGAGGCGCCCTTCTGGCGGCTGGCTCCACGATCACAAAGGATGTGCCCGCGGATGCTCTCGCCATGACAAGGGCGGATATGAAGATCAAGGAAGGCTGGGTCTCCCGCTGGAAGAGTACAAAGAAGAAATAA
- the glmS gene encoding glutamine--fructose-6-phosphate transaminase (isomerizing), giving the protein MCGIVGYIGNSKASNVLLEGLSRLEYRGYDSAGLCLLEDGVIEITRSVGKLVNLKEALKDRDFKATAGIGHTRWATHGKPSFENAHPHKSTYISLVHNGIIENYLQLKERLASEGYSFKSETDTEVIAHLIESLYEGDLLKAVQAALAELKGSYALGVISEKEPDKVIVARKDSPLVLGVGNGEMFAASDIPAVLSHTRTFVFLEDGDVAVITRNGYTIYDGEGNAVDRDVKNIDWNPVMAEKAGYRHFMQKEINEQPRALIDTIRGKYSLESGDVFFDLSKDLKESLRDINRIVIVACGTSWHAGLVGKFYIEKFARIPVEVDIASEYRYRDLIADEKLLFIAISQSGETADTLSAMRMVKKMGAKVISICNVVGSSIARESHSVVYTHAGPEIGVASTKAFTTQVASLFLFSMYLGRMKGTLNADDCREFLKALVSIPDKLEHVLKQDGAIEDLAKKYKDASDFLYLGRNVNYPIALEGALKLKEISYIHAEGYPAGEMKHGPIALIDSELPVFVIAVKGSVYDKTASNVEEVKARDGIVIAIVTEGDAELAGKADHVIEVPDVPEELSVFLTVTATQIFAYHCANLLGLDVDQPRNLAKSVTVE; this is encoded by the coding sequence ATGTGCGGAATCGTAGGATATATAGGAAATTCAAAGGCATCTAACGTTCTTCTGGAAGGTCTTTCCAGACTGGAATACAGAGGGTATGACTCGGCAGGGCTCTGCCTTCTCGAAGACGGTGTCATTGAGATAACCCGCAGTGTGGGCAAACTGGTAAACCTTAAGGAAGCACTGAAAGACAGGGACTTCAAGGCGACTGCGGGCATAGGGCACACGCGCTGGGCAACTCACGGCAAGCCCTCCTTCGAGAATGCCCACCCGCATAAATCGACGTATATCTCCCTTGTTCATAACGGCATAATAGAGAACTACCTTCAGCTTAAGGAGAGGCTCGCGTCAGAGGGCTACAGCTTCAAATCAGAGACAGACACGGAGGTGATAGCCCACCTCATAGAATCACTTTATGAAGGCGACCTGCTTAAAGCTGTTCAGGCGGCGCTGGCAGAGCTGAAAGGCTCATACGCCCTCGGTGTTATTTCAGAAAAAGAGCCGGATAAGGTTATCGTCGCCAGAAAAGACAGCCCGCTGGTTCTCGGTGTGGGCAACGGGGAGATGTTCGCTGCGAGCGATATTCCCGCTGTGCTGAGCCACACCCGCACATTCGTTTTCCTTGAGGACGGCGATGTGGCCGTGATAACCAGAAACGGCTACACAATATATGACGGCGAAGGAAACGCCGTCGACAGAGATGTGAAAAATATAGACTGGAACCCCGTCATGGCGGAGAAGGCCGGATACCGCCACTTCATGCAGAAAGAGATAAACGAGCAGCCCAGAGCGCTGATAGACACGATCAGGGGGAAATACAGCCTCGAATCAGGCGATGTGTTCTTTGATCTCTCCAAAGATCTTAAGGAATCGCTCAGGGATATAAACCGAATAGTCATAGTCGCCTGCGGAACAAGCTGGCACGCAGGGCTTGTGGGCAAGTTTTATATAGAGAAGTTTGCCCGTATTCCCGTTGAGGTGGATATAGCCTCCGAATACCGCTACAGGGACTTAATAGCCGATGAAAAACTGCTTTTTATCGCCATCAGTCAGTCCGGGGAAACTGCGGACACTCTTTCCGCCATGCGCATGGTTAAGAAGATGGGAGCAAAGGTTATTTCCATATGCAATGTGGTGGGCTCATCCATCGCAAGGGAATCTCACAGCGTGGTGTATACCCACGCAGGGCCTGAGATAGGCGTTGCCTCCACAAAGGCTTTCACCACACAGGTAGCCAGCCTGTTTCTGTTCTCCATGTATCTCGGCAGAATGAAGGGAACACTGAATGCGGATGACTGCAGGGAATTTCTCAAGGCGCTTGTCTCAATACCCGATAAGCTTGAGCATGTACTTAAACAGGACGGCGCTATTGAAGATCTGGCGAAGAAATATAAGGACGCATCAGACTTCCTCTATCTGGGCAGAAACGTAAACTACCCCATAGCTCTTGAGGGTGCGCTTAAGCTCAAGGAGATTTCATACATCCACGCCGAAGGCTACCCCGCAGGGGAAATGAAGCACGGCCCCATTGCCCTCATAGACAGTGAGCTTCCTGTGTTTGTCATAGCGGTGAAGGGCTCCGTTTATGATAAAACCGCCTCAAATGTTGAGGAGGTTAAGGCCAGGGACGGCATAGTCATCGCCATAGTTACCGAAGGCGATGCTGAACTTGCCGGAAAGGCGGATCATGTAATCGAGGTTCCCGATGTGCCGGAGGAGCTTTCAGTTTTCCTCACGGTAACTGCAACGCAGATATTCGCCTACCACTGCGCAAATCTTCTCGGCCTTGATGTTGACCAGCCGAGAAACCTCGCAAAATCGGTTACTGTGGAGTAA